A stretch of Metabacillus sp. FJAT-52054 DNA encodes these proteins:
- a CDS encoding lipid II flippase Amj family protein, translating to MHLITERVMFISVFLLIITTVETLAYSARISGARVKLIATALSLFSTMVLVSRFSVMIQQPLTAKLITDASKLENKMVIIEEQYRILIAVTTIGVLLGILLFPTFIALFSRAIIQLSRERGSVVSLLTKNFNRNGFRKMISCFHLPKWSHLNGITFKTIPKRIFVINILISAVFTVGVLSSIYASELVPEKYSQAALMSSGIINGVATILLTLFIDPKASVLADRVSKKQEGYIYLKSYSLTMVSSKLIGTVAAQALFLPAAWYVAWFAKWI from the coding sequence ATGCATCTCATTACAGAGAGAGTTATGTTCATTTCTGTTTTCCTGCTGATTATAACAACTGTTGAAACACTTGCGTATTCTGCAAGGATTTCAGGCGCCCGGGTTAAATTGATTGCGACTGCCCTTTCCTTATTCAGCACAATGGTTCTCGTCTCCCGTTTCTCTGTCATGATTCAGCAGCCTTTGACAGCCAAGCTTATTACAGATGCTTCAAAGCTTGAAAACAAAATGGTCATTATTGAAGAACAATACAGAATTTTAATTGCCGTTACGACGATAGGAGTTCTTTTGGGCATTCTTTTGTTTCCAACATTTATTGCCCTCTTTTCAAGAGCGATTATCCAGTTATCCAGAGAAAGAGGTTCTGTCGTTTCACTATTAACAAAAAATTTCAATCGGAACGGTTTCAGGAAAATGATCAGCTGTTTTCATTTACCTAAATGGTCTCATTTAAACGGCATAACATTCAAAACGATTCCCAAACGGATTTTTGTCATAAACATACTCATTTCAGCAGTATTCACAGTTGGAGTGTTATCTTCTATTTATGCTTCGGAGCTGGTTCCTGAAAAATATTCACAGGCTGCCCTTATGTCTTCAGGAATTATCAACGGTGTGGCAACCATCCTGCTCACTCTTTTTATTGATCCTAAAGCTTCCGTTCTTGCAGACCGTGTCTCCAAAAAGCAGGAAGGCTATATTTACTTGAAAAGCTATTCCTTGACCATGGTCAGCTCAAAGCTTATCGGAACGGTAGCTGCACAGGCGCTGTTCTTGCCCGCGGCATGGTATGTTGCGTGGTTTGCTAAGTGGATTTAA
- a CDS encoding DoxX family protein, with protein MMDIALLILRLVIGLTFMAYGSQKLFGWFGGYGLNGTAQWMESLGMKPGKVAAVGAGASELLGGLLLVLGLWTGIGAALIILTMVVAIATVHGKNGYWNGKGGFEYNLLIIAAALVLALAGPGSISL; from the coding sequence ATTATGGATATTGCACTGCTTATTTTACGTCTTGTTATCGGATTAACATTTATGGCTTATGGAAGCCAGAAACTTTTTGGGTGGTTCGGAGGATATGGACTAAATGGAACAGCTCAATGGATGGAGTCGCTTGGAATGAAGCCGGGGAAAGTTGCTGCGGTAGGAGCGGGAGCATCTGAACTATTAGGGGGCCTGCTGCTTGTACTTGGATTATGGACTGGAATTGGAGCAGCACTGATTATCCTAACTATGGTCGTTGCAATAGCAACGGTTCATGGAAAAAATGGATATTGGAATGGGAAGGGCGGATTTGAATACAATCTGCTGATTATTGCTGCTGCATTAGTACTTGCATTGGCTGGTCCTGGATCTATTTCTTTATAA
- a CDS encoding MFS transporter encodes MSSTAINQKEKKGGSLALLALAISAFGIGTTEFVPVGLLSSLADDLNISITLAGLLISGYAMGVAIGAPVLTALTNKMSRKTLLMLLMVVFIVGNSVAALSESFTLLLIARFITAFSHGVFFSIGSTIAADLVPENKRASAIAFMFTGLTVATVTGVPLGTFIGQAFGWRATFWAVAALGVIAIIASAILVPGNLKKAPESKISDNFKILGNGPLMLSFAITALGYGGTFVAFTYLAPILEDITGFAAGSVSVLLLVYGVAVAIGNAVGGKVANNNPLKALFWMFLVQAIVLVALTFTAPFKVAGLITIFLMGLLAFMNVPGLQVFVVQLAERHVPSAVNVASALNIAAFNVGIAIGAFVGGLIVDSIGLIHTPWIGGVMVFGAVLLTAWSSAIEKKHTRSA; translated from the coding sequence ATGAGCTCAACTGCAATCAATCAAAAGGAGAAAAAAGGCGGGTCACTCGCCCTTCTTGCTTTGGCCATTAGTGCCTTTGGAATTGGAACAACTGAATTTGTGCCAGTCGGTTTGCTTTCATCTTTAGCTGATGATTTAAATATATCGATTACACTTGCTGGACTATTAATTTCCGGTTATGCCATGGGAGTTGCAATCGGAGCTCCTGTGTTAACTGCTCTTACTAATAAGATGAGCAGAAAAACGCTGCTTATGCTGCTCATGGTTGTCTTTATTGTAGGAAACTCAGTTGCAGCATTGTCCGAAAGCTTCACCCTGCTTTTAATTGCCCGTTTTATTACAGCCTTCTCACATGGGGTATTTTTCTCCATTGGTTCTACAATCGCTGCGGACTTGGTACCTGAGAACAAACGTGCCAGCGCGATTGCCTTTATGTTTACAGGATTAACAGTAGCAACTGTAACAGGAGTGCCTCTTGGTACATTCATCGGCCAGGCTTTCGGCTGGAGAGCAACATTCTGGGCAGTGGCGGCATTAGGAGTTATCGCCATCATTGCAAGTGCAATTTTAGTGCCTGGCAACTTGAAAAAAGCACCTGAATCTAAAATCAGCGATAACTTTAAAATTCTTGGAAACGGTCCGCTTATGCTTTCCTTTGCCATCACTGCATTAGGGTACGGCGGAACATTTGTAGCGTTCACTTATTTAGCTCCAATTCTTGAAGATATTACAGGATTTGCTGCCGGCTCAGTCAGCGTTCTGCTGCTTGTTTATGGAGTAGCTGTTGCTATTGGTAATGCAGTAGGAGGGAAAGTAGCGAATAATAATCCGCTAAAAGCTTTGTTCTGGATGTTTTTGGTACAAGCCATCGTATTAGTCGCGCTCACCTTTACCGCTCCATTTAAAGTAGCAGGTTTAATTACCATTTTCTTAATGGGATTGCTTGCTTTTATGAATGTGCCGGGGCTGCAGGTATTTGTGGTTCAGCTGGCTGAACGCCATGTTCCTTCTGCAGTAAACGTTGCTTCTGCTCTTAATATAGCAGCATTTAACGTAGGTATTGCAATCGGTGCATTCGTTGGAGGTTTGATTGTGGACTCTATTGGATTGATTCACACACCTTGGATCGGCGGCGTGATGGTATTTGGTGCTGTTCTTCTAACCGCCTGGAGTTCTGCGATTGAGAAAAAACACACACGTTCTGCTTAA
- a CDS encoding LLM class oxidoreductase has product MTLFNGHRSYNRMYKEGELTLGLHIPLENYRFEAPTMEKQVELSQKAEEYGFTSLWFRDVLLQDPQFGDPATGQIYDMMIYLTYLASKTKEIALGTSAAVLSLRHPLRIAKEAATLEALFPERLILGVSSGDRRADFQALGVTHATRGERFAEAFHYMNNVLYNEFPELSGSLGSISGANLVPKPDKRIPTMITGYSQQDMEWFAKYGDGWMYYPRTPHLQEESIKQWRELSAKFHPGVFKPFSQPMHLDLAEDPNEMPVPIRLGFRAGRNTLIELLEVYREIGVNHLFFALFDGERPADEVIQELGEEVLPHFPAHAVPGIETFSRSK; this is encoded by the coding sequence ATGACACTGTTTAATGGACACCGTTCTTACAATCGGATGTATAAAGAGGGAGAGCTGACTCTAGGTCTGCATATCCCGCTTGAAAATTACCGCTTTGAAGCACCGACCATGGAAAAACAGGTGGAGCTATCACAAAAGGCAGAAGAGTACGGTTTTACCAGTCTTTGGTTCAGAGATGTTCTGCTGCAGGATCCTCAATTTGGCGATCCTGCCACAGGGCAGATTTATGACATGATGATTTATTTAACCTACTTGGCAAGTAAAACGAAAGAAATTGCTCTAGGAACTTCCGCTGCCGTTCTTTCGTTGAGGCATCCGTTAAGGATTGCTAAAGAAGCGGCCACATTAGAAGCGCTTTTTCCAGAAAGACTGATTCTGGGGGTTTCTTCTGGAGACCGGCGCGCCGATTTTCAGGCATTGGGTGTAACTCATGCCACCAGAGGAGAGCGCTTTGCTGAAGCCTTCCATTATATGAATAATGTCTTATATAATGAATTTCCGGAACTTTCCGGATCCCTGGGATCAATCAGTGGAGCTAATCTGGTTCCGAAACCGGATAAAAGGATTCCAACCATGATTACAGGCTACAGCCAGCAGGATATGGAGTGGTTTGCGAAGTATGGTGATGGATGGATGTATTATCCGCGCACCCCGCATTTGCAGGAAGAATCGATCAAGCAGTGGAGGGAGCTTTCAGCCAAATTCCATCCTGGTGTGTTTAAACCGTTCAGCCAGCCTATGCATCTTGATCTAGCTGAAGATCCAAACGAGATGCCAGTCCCGATTAGGCTTGGATTCAGAGCTGGCCGGAACACCTTAATCGAACTGCTTGAGGTATACAGAGAAATCGGGGTTAATCACCTATTCTTTGCATTATTTGACGGAGAACGCCCGGCAGATGAAGTGATCCAGGAGCTGGGGGAAGAAGTATTGCCTCATTTTCCTGCGCATGCTGTGCCAGGAATTGAAACTTTCTCTCGATCAAAATAA
- a CDS encoding glucose 1-dehydrogenase has translation MFLPSFSLEGKTAIVTGAGKGIGRAIAIGFAEAGADVGLIARTQQDLDEVKNVIEKDFGRKAYAIKADVTVREDIVSAFKSIQEKAGKLDILVNNAGMNIRTPAAEVTDAEWDQIVNTNLKSAFMASQEAAKMMIESGGRIINIASVAGHTALPTGVVYGATKAALIQMTKILAYEWGKHNIHVNALGPWYFETPLTEKLLQDEKYVQKLLSVTPLNRIGQLPELVGPAVFLASEAGNYVTGQTLFIDGGMTIHGF, from the coding sequence ATGTTTTTGCCGTCTTTCAGCCTTGAAGGAAAAACAGCGATTGTAACTGGAGCAGGAAAAGGAATTGGACGTGCCATTGCCATTGGATTTGCAGAAGCTGGTGCCGATGTGGGACTTATCGCAAGGACTCAGCAGGATTTAGATGAAGTGAAAAATGTGATTGAGAAGGACTTTGGCAGAAAAGCCTATGCTATTAAAGCGGATGTAACCGTTAGGGAAGACATCGTTTCTGCCTTCAAATCAATTCAGGAAAAGGCCGGTAAGCTGGATATTCTCGTCAACAATGCAGGAATGAATATTCGGACACCTGCAGCAGAGGTTACGGATGCGGAATGGGATCAGATTGTTAATACGAATTTGAAATCTGCTTTTATGGCTTCTCAGGAAGCTGCAAAGATGATGATAGAAAGCGGAGGAAGAATTATTAACATTGCATCAGTAGCGGGGCATACCGCTCTTCCTACAGGAGTGGTATATGGAGCAACGAAAGCAGCTCTTATCCAAATGACCAAAATTCTTGCTTATGAATGGGGTAAACATAACATTCATGTAAATGCTTTGGGTCCATGGTATTTCGAAACACCGCTGACAGAAAAACTTCTGCAGGATGAAAAATACGTTCAAAAGCTTCTGTCAGTTACACCGCTAAACCGGATTGGTCAGCTGCCGGAACTCGTCGGACCTGCTGTTTTTCTTGCGTCTGAGGCGGGAAATTATGTGACAGGACAAACGTTATTTATAGATGGCGGAATGACAATTCATGGTTTCTAA
- a CDS encoding DUF2628 domain-containing protein, producing the protein MFCTKCGTKLRAEDKFCVRCGNAIIREEQPYEPAYNEHAAAVQDMQDRAEAVPMGTIKIPKISMENQTIRNNVKEQNSNIEDHVDQGPIRAQFNESAVRPNAVHKSNSAPFNPNQEVSHESPELAYAGLFTETKSNSHMDSSGNVQSTQPAEIMVNDSRNIVGEDKVRNKTLQIKKTGTESTRFTSHSAVQETVNESHLYVPGNDFTGTGAVQQAHGRPELSKNAGSHPLDPQEAELLRVFAGPNSEYYLSSWKKQYSMNWAAFFLTIFWMGYRKLFAPMVISAGSFILAGLAIAASGMAWLAIIAVPLCMLMIGFFANRIYLSHAKETMDRVLSSQGSWEEKRQLLLSKGGTNWTGVLIAAGIIIAYLLISILIFSIF; encoded by the coding sequence ATGTTTTGTACGAAATGCGGAACGAAGCTTAGAGCAGAAGACAAATTCTGCGTGAGATGCGGCAATGCTATTATCAGAGAAGAGCAACCTTATGAACCTGCTTACAACGAGCATGCGGCCGCTGTCCAGGATATGCAGGATCGTGCAGAAGCTGTTCCTATGGGGACTATAAAAATCCCGAAAATCAGCATGGAAAATCAGACTATACGAAACAACGTTAAGGAGCAGAATTCAAACATCGAAGACCATGTTGACCAAGGGCCCATCCGAGCCCAATTTAACGAATCTGCAGTCCGCCCTAATGCGGTCCATAAAAGCAATTCAGCTCCTTTTAATCCTAATCAGGAAGTGAGCCATGAATCGCCGGAATTGGCGTATGCCGGGCTTTTTACGGAGACTAAGTCAAATTCCCATATGGACTCTTCTGGAAATGTACAAAGCACGCAGCCCGCTGAAATTATGGTGAATGACTCCAGGAATATAGTGGGAGAAGATAAGGTCAGGAATAAAACCCTTCAAATTAAAAAAACTGGAACAGAATCCACGCGATTTACATCGCACTCTGCTGTACAAGAAACTGTTAATGAGTCCCATCTCTATGTCCCGGGAAATGACTTCACTGGTACTGGCGCTGTTCAGCAGGCGCATGGACGCCCGGAGCTAAGCAAAAATGCAGGTTCACATCCTCTTGATCCGCAGGAGGCTGAGCTTTTGAGGGTGTTTGCTGGTCCTAACAGTGAGTACTACCTGTCCAGCTGGAAAAAACAATATAGTATGAACTGGGCAGCTTTTTTCCTCACGATTTTTTGGATGGGCTATCGAAAGCTGTTTGCTCCTATGGTGATTTCAGCTGGTTCTTTTATTCTGGCAGGGTTGGCAATCGCGGCTTCAGGGATGGCCTGGCTTGCTATTATAGCGGTGCCGTTATGTATGCTGATGATCGGTTTTTTTGCGAACCGTATTTATCTCAGTCATGCGAAAGAAACAATGGACAGAGTTCTGTCTTCTCAAGGTTCTTGGGAGGAAAAACGTCAGCTGCTTCTCTCAAAAGGGGGAACAAATTGGACCGGTGTATTAATCGCCGCGGGGATCATAATCGCGTATTTGCTTATATCCATTCTCATTTTTTCCATTTTTTAA